The Listeria monocytogenes genome window below encodes:
- a CDS encoding phosphoadenosine phosphosulfate reductase: MLSRTVFDASQERMEVIFSEFDNIIVSFSGGKDSAVMLHLMIDYMRKHHIQKKIYVYHLDYEGQYSATTTFVTEMLTSNLDIIEPLWCCLPIAAQSAVSMFTDHWKPWEKSKQDIWVRNMPSFPFVINEDNAPFDFDFENLWDYEFNKKIIHWLHTKNNAKKTIALIGIRQQESLNRYNAIHKKERMYKKYNWTTEISKNIYNAYPIHDWRVEDIWIANAKFQWSYNKIYDLFYQAGLTVHDMRVASPFNDSATESLKLYRVIEPALWSKLVGRVNGANFTAIYGGTSAMAWKEIKLPKNHTWKSYLEFLLTTLPSYTRERYLKKFKTSITYWTEKGGALKVETVEELKKLDVQADFLGKPQNNRVYTNPMEIVRFKEYPDDLKIKEFASVPTYKRMCIAILKNDYTCKYMGFGQTKLELEKRKNALEKYNNIL, from the coding sequence ATGCTTTCTAGAACAGTCTTTGATGCTTCCCAAGAACGAATGGAAGTAATTTTTTCCGAATTTGACAATATCATCGTTTCTTTTTCAGGCGGTAAAGATAGTGCAGTCATGCTACATCTCATGATTGATTACATGCGAAAACATCATATACAAAAGAAAATCTACGTATATCATTTAGACTACGAAGGTCAGTATAGCGCTACAACTACCTTTGTTACCGAAATGTTAACCAGTAATTTAGATATTATCGAGCCGCTTTGGTGTTGCCTTCCAATCGCGGCTCAATCCGCCGTTTCAATGTTTACTGACCACTGGAAACCCTGGGAAAAATCTAAACAAGATATTTGGGTTAGAAATATGCCCTCCTTTCCATTCGTCATCAATGAAGATAATGCTCCTTTTGACTTTGATTTTGAAAATCTTTGGGATTATGAATTTAATAAAAAAATCATTCACTGGCTACATACTAAGAATAACGCAAAAAAAACAATTGCTTTAATTGGCATAAGACAACAAGAATCCCTTAATCGTTATAACGCGATTCATAAAAAAGAACGAATGTATAAAAAGTACAATTGGACTACGGAAATTTCCAAAAACATATACAACGCCTATCCAATACACGACTGGCGAGTGGAAGATATTTGGATTGCAAATGCTAAATTTCAATGGTCCTATAATAAAATATATGATTTATTCTATCAAGCAGGTTTAACTGTACACGATATGCGTGTCGCTAGCCCTTTTAACGATTCTGCCACAGAAAGTCTTAAATTATATCGTGTTATCGAACCCGCTCTTTGGTCCAAACTAGTTGGTCGCGTAAACGGTGCTAATTTCACCGCAATTTACGGCGGCACCTCCGCAATGGCTTGGAAAGAAATTAAATTACCAAAAAATCATACATGGAAATCGTATTTAGAGTTTTTACTCACGACTTTGCCGAGTTACACGAGAGAGCGCTATTTAAAAAAATTCAAAACAAGTATTACATACTGGACCGAAAAAGGCGGCGCTTTAAAAGTAGAAACTGTTGAGGAATTGAAAAAATTAGATGTCCAAGCAGATTTCCTTGGTAAACCACAAAACAATCGAGTATATACCAATCCTATGGAAATCGTTCGCTTTAAAGAGTATCCAGACGATTTAAAAATCAAAGAGTTTGCAAGCGTCCCTACTTACAAACGGATGTGTATTGCTATTTTGAAAAATGATTATACCTGCAAATATATGGGATTTGGTCAAACAAAATTAGAACTAGAGAAGCGAAAAAACGCACTAGAGAAATATAATAATATCTTATGA
- a CDS encoding SNF2-related protein codes for MKMTLLDSQKQALVKLKKYKVGALFMKPGSGKTRVACELINDAKPDYVLWITPFQTKANLETEINKWGYKFPQEIIGIESLSNSDRLYLYCRDKLKNSTNSYIIMDESLKIKNVQALRTQRAIKLSRLATYKLIMNGTPLSRNILDLWSQLEFLSPKILNLSFSQFKKTFCEYVTITQLTQSKQQSMDIIKKYHNLEYLHKLIAPYIFTSSHELAVKWHYIRHDFSIDEELLKQYYKIKEDYLQKAAAYTININFLEMSQVMQHCYCLSSEKFTITKSLVAGKEETTIIFCKYKRSEEALQKAFPNVKITTFAKSSYGLNLQFYNQIIYFDKTFDYSQRDQSERRIYRTGQTQDCYYHDLSGNVGLDSLIDINISKKTNLLQEFKKELSQKNSFEVIMDAF; via the coding sequence TTGAAAATGACCTTATTAGATAGCCAGAAACAAGCACTGGTAAAGCTTAAAAAATATAAAGTTGGTGCTCTGTTTATGAAACCGGGTAGCGGGAAGACACGGGTAGCTTGTGAATTAATCAATGATGCAAAACCAGATTATGTGTTATGGATTACTCCTTTCCAAACAAAAGCAAATCTCGAAACAGAAATAAACAAATGGGGTTATAAATTCCCGCAAGAAATTATCGGTATTGAATCTCTCTCTAACTCTGATCGCTTATACCTCTATTGTCGTGACAAACTAAAAAATTCAACCAATAGCTACATTATTATGGATGAAAGCTTAAAAATCAAAAATGTCCAAGCGCTTCGAACACAGCGGGCAATCAAACTTTCACGACTCGCTACCTACAAATTAATTATGAATGGCACCCCGCTTAGTCGAAATATTTTAGATCTTTGGTCCCAACTAGAGTTTTTATCTCCTAAAATATTAAATCTAAGTTTTTCGCAGTTTAAAAAGACGTTTTGTGAATACGTAACGATTACACAACTAACTCAAAGCAAGCAACAATCAATGGACATTATTAAAAAGTATCATAATTTAGAGTACTTACATAAACTAATCGCACCATATATTTTTACTTCTTCACATGAGTTAGCAGTTAAGTGGCATTATATTCGTCATGATTTTTCGATTGATGAGGAACTTTTAAAACAATATTACAAAATAAAAGAAGACTATCTGCAAAAAGCAGCAGCATATACCATTAATATTAATTTTTTAGAAATGTCTCAAGTCATGCAACACTGTTACTGTCTCTCCTCCGAAAAATTTACTATTACTAAATCTTTAGTCGCCGGAAAAGAAGAAACGACGATTATTTTTTGTAAATACAAACGTTCTGAAGAAGCATTACAAAAAGCATTCCCTAATGTAAAAATTACTACTTTTGCTAAATCTTCTTATGGACTCAATTTGCAATTTTATAATCAAATTATTTACTTCGATAAAACATTTGACTATTCTCAGCGTGATCAATCTGAAAGGCGGATTTACCGGACCGGACAAACGCAAGACTGCTACTACCATGATTTAAGTGGGAACGTTGGACTCGATTCTCTTATTGATATAAATATTTCTAAGAAAACAAACCTATTGCAAGAATTCAAAAAAGAACTCTCACAAAAAAATTCTTTTGAGGTGATAATGGATGCTTTCTAG
- the pyrH gene encoding UMP kinase: MDTPDYKRVVLKLSGEALAGNDGFGINPSVVNLISAQIKEVVELGVEVAIVVGGGNIWRGKLGSEMGMDRAAADQMGMLATIMNSLSLQDSLENIGVATRVQTSIDMRQIAEPYIRRKAIRHLEKGRVVIFAGGTGNPYFSTDTAAALRAAEIEADVILMAKNNVDGVYNADPKLDENAKKYEELSYLDVIKEGLEVMDTTASSLSMDNDIPLIVFSFTEQGNNIKRVILGEKIGTTVRGKK; this comes from the coding sequence ATGGATACCCCAGATTATAAACGAGTTGTATTAAAATTAAGCGGTGAAGCACTTGCCGGAAATGATGGCTTTGGAATTAACCCGAGCGTGGTCAATTTGATTTCTGCTCAAATCAAAGAAGTAGTAGAACTAGGAGTAGAGGTGGCTATCGTTGTTGGCGGCGGAAATATCTGGCGCGGTAAACTTGGTAGTGAAATGGGAATGGACCGTGCAGCAGCAGACCAAATGGGAATGCTTGCGACTATCATGAATTCCTTATCTTTACAAGATTCCCTTGAAAATATTGGAGTAGCAACACGTGTGCAAACTTCTATTGATATGCGTCAAATTGCGGAGCCGTACATTCGTCGTAAAGCAATTCGTCATTTAGAAAAAGGTCGTGTCGTTATTTTTGCAGGTGGAACAGGTAACCCGTATTTCTCCACAGATACAGCGGCAGCACTAAGAGCGGCTGAAATCGAAGCCGATGTCATCTTAATGGCGAAGAACAATGTCGATGGTGTCTACAATGCTGATCCAAAACTAGATGAAAATGCGAAAAAATACGAAGAACTATCTTACCTTGATGTAATTAAAGAAGGTTTAGAGGTAATGGATACCACTGCATCATCTCTAAGTATGGACAATGATATTCCATTAATTGTCTTCTCATTTACAGAACAAGGCAACAATATTAAACGTGTTATTTTAGGTGAAAAAATCGGAACTACTGTTAGGGGGAAAAAATAA
- the frr gene encoding ribosome recycling factor, with protein MSKEVLSKSKEKMEKAEQALTRQLGTIRAGRANASLLDRLSVDYYGAATPVNQMASISVPEARMLLITPYDKTILGEIEKAILKSDLGLTPNNDGSVLRLSIPQLTEERRKELVKEVKKEAEEAKVAVRNIRREANEELKKLEKSGDITEDDLRSYGEDVQKLTDESIKNIDSITKDKEAEILEV; from the coding sequence ATGAGTAAAGAAGTATTATCAAAATCCAAAGAAAAAATGGAAAAAGCAGAACAAGCGTTAACAAGACAATTAGGCACAATTCGTGCTGGTCGTGCGAATGCATCTCTACTTGATCGTTTATCAGTAGACTACTACGGAGCAGCTACACCAGTGAATCAAATGGCTTCTATCAGCGTTCCTGAAGCTAGAATGTTACTAATTACACCTTACGATAAAACTATTTTAGGTGAAATCGAAAAAGCAATTTTGAAATCAGACCTAGGTTTAACTCCAAATAACGATGGTTCTGTTCTACGTTTATCTATTCCACAATTAACAGAAGAGCGTCGTAAAGAGTTAGTTAAAGAAGTGAAAAAAGAAGCGGAAGAAGCGAAAGTTGCGGTTCGTAACATTCGCCGTGAAGCTAATGAAGAATTAAAAAAATTAGAAAAAAGTGGCGATATCACAGAGGACGATTTGCGCTCTTATGGTGAAGACGTTCAAAAATTAACAGATGAAAGCATCAAGAACATCGATAGCATCACGAAAGACAAAGAAGCGGAAATCTTAGAAGTTTAA
- a CDS encoding isoprenyl transferase codes for MFKKLFRQDENILNSELSEDLPIPRHVAIIMDGNGRWAKKRFLPRIAGHKEGMDVVKRVTRYANAMGINVLTLYAFSTENWKRPTDEVDFLMKLPVEFFDSFVPELIEENVRVNVMGYRENLPDHTMRAVEKAVADTAHCTGLTLNFALNYGGRSEIITAAKEAMKELEREGKSAENLTEEMLNDHLMSSGLGDPDLLIRTSGELRLSNFMLWQLAYSEFYFTDTHWPDFSKEDFLQAIIEYQNRSRRFGGL; via the coding sequence ATGTTTAAAAAGCTATTTCGACAAGATGAAAATATATTAAATAGTGAACTTTCAGAAGATTTACCGATTCCGCGCCATGTTGCTATCATTATGGATGGTAATGGAAGATGGGCGAAGAAACGTTTCTTACCACGCATTGCTGGACATAAAGAAGGTATGGATGTCGTGAAGCGAGTGACACGTTATGCTAATGCAATGGGTATCAATGTATTAACGCTCTATGCATTTTCAACTGAAAATTGGAAGCGGCCTACAGATGAAGTGGATTTTTTAATGAAATTACCTGTAGAATTTTTTGACTCTTTTGTACCAGAGTTGATTGAAGAAAATGTTCGTGTTAATGTGATGGGGTACAGAGAAAATCTACCTGATCATACGATGCGTGCAGTAGAAAAAGCCGTTGCGGATACAGCACATTGTACAGGTCTTACGCTTAATTTTGCGCTTAACTACGGTGGACGTTCAGAAATTATTACGGCTGCAAAAGAAGCAATGAAAGAGCTCGAACGTGAAGGCAAAAGTGCAGAAAATCTAACAGAAGAAATGTTAAATGACCATTTGATGAGTAGCGGCTTAGGGGATCCAGACTTGCTGATCCGAACAAGCGGTGAACTTAGATTAAGTAACTTTATGCTTTGGCAACTTGCGTATAGCGAGTTTTATTTTACGGATACACATTGGCCTGATTTTTCAAAAGAAGATTTTTTACAGGCAATTATTGAATATCAAAACCGGTCACGTCGTTTTGGAGGGCTCTAG
- a CDS encoding phosphatidate cytidylyltransferase, with protein MKTRIITAVVALIFFIPFVVYGGIPFELLSILLATIALYEVLVMTKQRIFSMNGIITLLLMWLVVVPDRYLDFLDTLHITEMEVIFILMALLLANTVFSRNKFHFDQVGICMVAAFYTGFGFHYLALTREAGLMYVLFALFIVWSTDTGAYFIGRAIGKHKLAPNVSPNKTVEGFIGGIVCALVIAGGFYYFAELPGNMALVLALLVFLSIFGQLGDLVESALKRFYGVKDSGKILPGHGGILDRFDSLLFVLPLLHILQII; from the coding sequence TTGAAAACGAGAATTATTACTGCAGTTGTTGCGCTTATATTTTTTATTCCATTCGTTGTCTACGGAGGAATTCCATTTGAACTATTAAGTATTTTACTAGCAACGATTGCTTTATATGAAGTACTTGTAATGACAAAACAACGAATTTTTTCGATGAATGGGATAATTACTTTACTATTAATGTGGTTAGTTGTCGTGCCAGATAGATATTTGGACTTTTTAGATACACTGCATATTACTGAAATGGAAGTTATTTTTATTTTAATGGCTTTATTACTTGCTAATACAGTATTTTCACGAAACAAATTCCATTTTGATCAAGTTGGTATCTGTATGGTTGCCGCTTTTTATACAGGATTTGGTTTTCATTACTTAGCGTTAACTCGTGAAGCTGGATTAATGTATGTACTTTTTGCTTTATTTATTGTTTGGTCTACTGATACTGGTGCTTATTTTATTGGAAGAGCAATTGGGAAGCATAAATTAGCTCCGAATGTTAGCCCGAACAAAACAGTCGAAGGATTTATCGGTGGGATTGTATGTGCACTTGTCATTGCTGGAGGCTTTTATTATTTTGCGGAGCTACCAGGAAATATGGCACTCGTACTAGCGCTTTTAGTCTTTCTTTCTATTTTTGGACAGCTTGGCGATTTGGTCGAGTCAGCTTTAAAACGCTTCTATGGTGTAAAAGATTCTGGGAAAATCTTACCAGGGCATGGTGGTATTTTAGACCGGTTTGATAGCTTGTTGTTCGTTTTACCTCTGCTACATATACTTCAAATTATTTAA
- a CDS encoding 1-deoxy-D-xylulose-5-phosphate reductoisomerase, with protein sequence MKKIILLGATGSIGTQTLAIIRDNPEKFQVVALSFGRNMERGRAIIQEFKPKMVAVWHTRDRVTLEAEFPNVKFFSGLEGLREVATYLDGDVLLNAVMGSVGLLPTLDAIEAGKTIAIANKETLVTAGHLVMRAAKEKNISLLPVDSEHSAILQALNGENTERIEKIVLTASGGSFRDKTREQLSEVTVKEALKHPNWNMGNKLTIDSATMFNKGLEVMEAHWLFGVDYDDIEVVIQRESIIHSMVQFVDGSFIAQLGTPDMRMPIQYALTYPDRLYIPYEKEFRITDFSALHFEKVDYERFPALKLAYNAGKIGGTMPTVLNAANEIAVAGFLNGQVAFYNIEALVENAMNRHTSISDPDLDTILQVDQETRAYVKTLL encoded by the coding sequence ATGAAAAAAATTATTTTGCTAGGTGCAACTGGTTCTATTGGAACCCAAACACTTGCAATCATTCGTGATAACCCTGAGAAGTTTCAAGTTGTTGCGCTTAGTTTTGGGCGTAATATGGAACGTGGCAGGGCAATTATACAAGAGTTTAAACCAAAAATGGTCGCTGTTTGGCATACGAGAGATCGTGTGACATTAGAAGCAGAATTTCCAAATGTGAAATTTTTTAGTGGTTTAGAAGGACTTAGAGAAGTAGCAACCTATTTAGATGGAGATGTGCTTTTAAATGCAGTCATGGGGAGCGTTGGATTACTTCCTACATTAGATGCAATCGAGGCTGGGAAGACCATTGCAATTGCTAATAAAGAAACGCTTGTCACGGCTGGACATTTAGTCATGCGTGCGGCGAAAGAAAAAAACATTTCACTATTACCTGTTGATAGCGAACATTCTGCTATTTTACAAGCATTAAACGGAGAAAATACGGAAAGAATCGAAAAAATAGTTTTAACAGCGAGCGGTGGAAGTTTCCGAGATAAGACGAGGGAACAACTCAGCGAAGTTACGGTGAAAGAAGCGTTAAAGCATCCGAACTGGAATATGGGGAATAAATTAACAATTGATTCAGCAACGATGTTTAACAAAGGTTTGGAAGTGATGGAGGCACACTGGCTGTTTGGTGTGGACTACGATGATATAGAAGTCGTTATCCAGCGCGAAAGTATTATCCATTCTATGGTTCAGTTCGTGGATGGAAGTTTCATTGCGCAACTTGGTACACCAGATATGCGGATGCCAATTCAATACGCTTTAACCTATCCCGATAGACTTTATATACCGTATGAAAAAGAATTCCGGATTACTGATTTTTCCGCACTTCATTTTGAAAAAGTGGATTATGAAAGATTTCCGGCATTGAAACTCGCGTATAATGCTGGTAAAATAGGTGGAACAATGCCGACAGTTTTAAATGCAGCAAATGAAATTGCTGTTGCTGGCTTTTTGAATGGACAGGTGGCTTTTTATAATATTGAAGCACTTGTTGAAAATGCAATGAATCGTCATACTAGCATTTCTGATCCTGACTTGGATACCATTTTACAAGTCGATCAAGAAACACGCGCGTATGTAAAGACACTTTTATAG
- the rseP gene encoding RIP metalloprotease RseP: MTTIIAFIFVFGLIVFFHELGHFLFAKRAGIMVKDFSIGFGPKIFAYRKKETQYTIRLLPIGGYVRMAGEDGEEIELKPGYRVGLELTPEETVSKIIVNGKDQYVNAQPIEVSLCDLEKELFIEGYEDYDDTKKVRYQVERDALVIDGKIETMITPYDRSFNAKSLGNRAMTIFAGPLFNFILAILIFTALAFVQGGVPSTDNTLGNVLPDGAAAEAGLKKGDEVLSINGKETKSWTDIVQSVSENPGKTLDFKIERDGKTQDIDVTPVTQKENGKDVGKIGVETPMDSSFTAKITNGFTQTWNWIVQIFTILGNMFTGGFSLDMLNGPVGIYTSTQQVVQYGFMTVLNWTAVLSINLGIVNLLPLPALDGGRLMFFLYELVRGKPIDPKKEGIIHFAGFALLMVLMILVTWNDIQRAFF; the protein is encoded by the coding sequence TTGACAACTATTATTGCTTTTATTTTCGTATTCGGACTGATTGTATTTTTCCATGAACTGGGACATTTTCTTTTTGCAAAACGTGCTGGAATCATGGTGAAAGACTTTTCAATCGGGTTCGGACCGAAAATTTTTGCTTATCGTAAAAAAGAAACACAATATACGATTCGCTTATTACCGATTGGTGGATACGTTCGGATGGCTGGGGAAGATGGCGAGGAAATCGAGCTAAAACCTGGTTACCGAGTAGGGCTTGAATTAACACCAGAAGAAACGGTTAGTAAAATTATTGTTAATGGGAAAGATCAATATGTCAATGCACAGCCAATCGAGGTTTCTCTCTGTGATTTAGAGAAAGAACTTTTCATTGAAGGCTACGAAGATTACGATGATACCAAAAAAGTTCGGTATCAGGTAGAACGTGATGCATTAGTCATTGACGGTAAAATCGAAACGATGATTACACCGTATGACCGTTCTTTTAATGCAAAATCTTTAGGAAACCGGGCAATGACCATTTTTGCTGGACCGCTTTTTAACTTTATTTTAGCTATTTTAATTTTCACAGCACTTGCTTTTGTACAAGGGGGCGTTCCGAGCACCGATAATACGCTTGGGAATGTTCTACCAGACGGAGCTGCTGCGGAAGCTGGTCTAAAAAAAGGGGATGAGGTTCTTTCCATCAATGGAAAAGAAACAAAATCTTGGACCGATATTGTTCAAAGTGTTTCGGAAAACCCCGGAAAAACGCTTGATTTCAAAATTGAGCGAGATGGTAAGACACAAGATATTGATGTCACACCAGTAACACAAAAAGAAAATGGTAAAGACGTAGGGAAAATCGGTGTAGAAACACCAATGGACTCCTCTTTTACTGCTAAAATAACGAATGGGTTTACGCAAACATGGAATTGGATTGTACAAATATTTACGATTCTAGGAAATATGTTTACTGGCGGATTTTCGCTCGATATGCTGAATGGTCCGGTGGGGATTTACACAAGCACGCAACAAGTCGTTCAATATGGCTTTATGACTGTATTAAACTGGACAGCTGTTTTAAGTATTAACTTAGGAATTGTTAACCTGCTACCGTTACCAGCACTAGACGGCGGACGTTTAATGTTCTTCTTATACGAACTCGTTCGCGGCAAACCAATTGATCCTAAAAAAGAGGGGATTATCCATTTTGCTGGATTTGCACTTTTAATGGTGCTGATGATTCTTGTGACATGGAACGATATTCAACGAGCATTTTTCTAA
- a CDS encoding proline--tRNA ligase, giving the protein MRQTMTFIPTLKEVPADAEVKSHQLLLRAGFIRQTASGIYSYLPLATLMLRKIETIIREELEAIGAAELLMPALQPAELWQESGRWNDYGPELMRLKDRASRDFALGPTHEEVITALLRDEVKSYKRLPLTLYQIQTKFRDEKRPRFGLLRGREFIMKDAYSFHATSESLDEVYNLMHQAYSNIFTRCGLEFRSVIADSGSIGGNESKEFMALSDIGEDTIAYSDASDYAANTEMAPVLYMEKKSHELEKELEKVATPDQKSIADIVEFLEVPIEKTMKSMLYQVDEEVIMVLVRGDHEVNDIKIKNALDATNVELVDPAVAVELLGANFGSLGPINVPENTRVFADNAVKDIVNAVVGANEDGFHYINVNPDRDFTVTSYFDLRMIQVGDLSPDGQGVIKFAEGIEVGHIFKLGTKYSQAMNATILDENGRAQPIIMGCYGIGVSRILSAIAEQSNDENGFVWDKQISPFDLHLIPVNMKSEEQVAFAETLYTSLQDAGFSVLIDDRAERAGVKFADADLIGLPIRITVGKKAAEGVVEVKIRKTGEMIEVRQDELLNTLPILFGDK; this is encoded by the coding sequence ATGCGTCAAACGATGACATTTATACCAACATTAAAAGAAGTCCCAGCAGATGCGGAAGTAAAGAGTCACCAATTACTTCTTCGTGCTGGTTTTATAAGACAAACAGCTAGTGGAATTTATAGTTATTTACCACTTGCAACATTGATGTTAAGAAAAATCGAAACAATTATCCGCGAAGAGTTAGAAGCAATTGGCGCTGCAGAACTATTAATGCCTGCCCTTCAACCAGCTGAACTTTGGCAAGAGTCTGGTCGTTGGAATGATTACGGTCCAGAATTAATGCGTCTAAAAGACCGAGCTTCTCGCGACTTTGCGCTTGGGCCAACACATGAAGAAGTTATTACGGCACTTTTACGTGATGAAGTTAAATCTTACAAACGTTTGCCACTTACTTTATACCAAATTCAAACAAAGTTCCGTGATGAAAAACGTCCACGCTTCGGTTTATTACGCGGTCGTGAATTCATTATGAAAGATGCGTATTCTTTCCATGCAACAAGTGAAAGTTTAGATGAAGTGTATAACTTAATGCACCAAGCTTATTCGAATATCTTTACTCGTTGTGGGCTTGAATTCCGTTCTGTTATCGCGGATTCTGGTTCTATCGGCGGGAATGAATCCAAAGAATTTATGGCGTTATCTGATATTGGTGAAGATACAATTGCTTATAGTGATGCTTCTGATTATGCAGCCAACACTGAAATGGCGCCAGTTTTATATATGGAGAAAAAATCGCATGAACTGGAGAAAGAATTAGAGAAAGTCGCTACTCCAGATCAAAAATCGATTGCTGATATTGTTGAGTTTTTAGAAGTACCCATTGAAAAAACAATGAAATCGATGCTTTATCAAGTGGATGAAGAAGTTATTATGGTTCTCGTTCGCGGCGACCATGAAGTGAATGATATTAAAATCAAAAATGCTTTAGATGCAACCAATGTAGAATTAGTCGATCCAGCAGTTGCTGTAGAATTATTAGGAGCAAATTTTGGTTCTCTAGGGCCAATCAATGTTCCTGAAAATACGCGTGTTTTTGCGGATAATGCGGTAAAAGACATTGTTAACGCCGTAGTGGGTGCAAATGAAGATGGTTTCCACTATATCAATGTGAATCCGGATCGTGATTTCACTGTAACAAGCTATTTTGATTTACGTATGATTCAAGTTGGCGATCTATCTCCAGATGGCCAAGGTGTCATCAAATTTGCTGAAGGTATCGAAGTAGGTCATATTTTCAAACTTGGAACGAAATATAGTCAAGCAATGAATGCCACTATATTAGATGAAAATGGTCGTGCACAGCCAATCATTATGGGTTGTTACGGAATTGGCGTATCACGTATTTTATCTGCCATTGCGGAACAATCGAATGATGAAAATGGTTTTGTGTGGGACAAACAAATTAGTCCGTTTGATTTGCATTTAATTCCTGTTAATATGAAGAGCGAAGAACAAGTTGCTTTTGCAGAAACACTTTATACATCCTTACAAGATGCTGGCTTCAGTGTCTTAATCGATGATCGTGCGGAGCGAGCGGGCGTTAAGTTTGCAGACGCGGATTTAATCGGTTTACCAATTCGTATTACAGTTGGGAAAAAAGCAGCAGAAGGCGTTGTGGAAGTGAAAATCAGAAAAACTGGCGAAATGATTGAAGTTCGTCAAGATGAACTTCTAAACACGCTACCTATACTCTTTGGAGATAAATAA